A part of Capsicum annuum cultivar UCD-10X-F1 chromosome 6, UCD10Xv1.1, whole genome shotgun sequence genomic DNA contains:
- the LOC107875818 gene encoding ubiquitin-conjugating enzyme E2 27 → MVDLARVQKELHECNRDFQVSGINVSLKGDSLTHLIGTIPGPTGTPYEGGTFNIDITLTDGYPFEPPKMKFATKVWHPNISSQSGAICLDILKDQWSPALTLKTALLSIQALLSAPEPDDPQDAVVAQQYLRDHQTFVGTARYWTETFAKTSTLAADEKVHKLVEMGFPEAQVRSTLAATGWDENMALEKLLSS, encoded by the exons atggtggaCTTGGCTAGGGTTCAAAAGGAGCTGCATGAATGCAACAGAGATTTTCAGGTATCTGGTATTAATGTAAGCCTTAAAGGTGACAGTCTGACTCACTTGATTGGTACAATCCCTGGTCCTACTGGTACTCCTTATGAAGGTGGTACTTTCAACATTGATATCACTCTTACTG ATGGCTACCCGTTTGAGCCTCCAAAAATGAAGTTCGCCACAAAAGTTTG GCATCCCAACATAAGTAGTCAAAGTGGAGCAATATGCCTAGACATCCTGAAGGACCAGTGGAGCCCAGCACTAACTCTCAAGACAGCTCTCCTTTCTATACAAGCATTACTTTCTGCTCCTGAGCCTGATGATCCACAAGATGCAGTTGTTGCACAACAG TATCTTAGAGACCATCAGACCTTTGTCGGCACAGCTCGTTACTGGACTGAAACTTTTGCAAAAACATCCACACTTGCCGCAGACGAGAAG GTACACAAGCTTGTGGAAATGGGCTTTCCTGAAGCTCAGGTGAGGAGTACTTTGGCTGCAACTGGTTGGGATGAAAACATGGCTCTTGAAAAGCTGTTGTCCAGCTAG
- the LOC107875817 gene encoding pyruvate dehydrogenase E1 component subunit beta-1, mitochondrial isoform X2: protein MAGIIGRTMATAKISNLNKFLVGSRVSASRTYSSAAKEMTVRDALNSALDEEMSADPKVFVMGEEVGEYQGAYKITKGLLDKYGPERVLDTPITEAGFTGIGVGAAYYGLKPIIEFMTFNFSMQAIDHIINSAAKSNYMSAGQISVPIVFRGPNGAAAGVGAQHSQCYAAWYGACPGLKVLAPYSSEDARGLLKAAIRDPDPVVFLENELLYGESFPVSAEALDSSFSLPIGKAKIEREGKDVTITAFSKMVGYALKAAEILDKEGISAEVINLRSIRPLDRPAINASVRKTNRLVTVEEGFPQHGVGAEIWLLSLHLWLRRASSILMHQLRG, encoded by the exons ATGGCTGGAATTATTGGCCGGACAATGGCCACTGCAAAGATATCTAATTTG AACAAGTTTTTGGTGGGAAGCAGGGTGTCTGCATCTAGAACTTACTCTTCCGCAGCTAAAGAG ATGACAGTGCGTGACGCACTAAATTCAGCTCTAGATGAAGAAATGTCTGCGGATCCTAAGGTCTTTGTCATGGGGGAAGAG GTTGGTGAGTACCAGGGAGCTTATAAG ATTACAAAGGGGCTTCTGGATAAATATGGTCCAGAAAGGGTTCTAGATACACCAATTACTGAG GCTGGATTTACTGGAATTGGAGTTGGTGCAGCTTACTATGGTCTAAAACCCATAATCGAATTCATGACATTCAACTTTTCTATGCAG GCAATTGACCATATTATCAATTCTGCTGCAAAGTCAAACTACATGTCTGCTGGTCAGATATCTGTGCCCATTGTTTTCAGGGGTCCTAATGGTGCTGCAGCTGGCGTTGGTGCGCAACACTCTCAG TGCTATGCGGCATGGTATGGTGCTTGTCCAGGATTAAAGGTACTAGCACCATACTCTTCTGAAGATGCTCGTGGCTTGCTCAAAGCTGCTATCAGGGATCCTGATCCTGTTGTGTTTCTGGAAAATGAATTGCT ATATGGTGAATCTTTCCCTGTTTCAGCTGAAGCTCTTGATTCTAGTTTCTCTCTTCCCATCGGAAAAGCCAAG ATAGAACGCGAAGGGAAGGACGTGACAATCACTGCCTTCTCAAAGATGGTTGGCTATGCTCTCAAG GCTGCTGAAATTCTTGATAAGGAAGGAATTAGTGCTGAG GTTATAAATCTGCGCTCGATCCGACCACTTGATAGACCTGCCATTAATGCATCCGTGAGGAAAACCAACAGACTTGTAACTGTTGAAGAAGGATTTCCACAACATGGTGTTGGCGCTGAGATCTGGTTACTATCTT TGCATCTGTGGTTGAGGAGAGCTTCGAGTATCTTGATGCACCAGTTGAGAGGATAA
- the LOC107875817 gene encoding pyruvate dehydrogenase E1 component subunit beta-1, mitochondrial isoform X1 has translation MAGIIGRTMATAKISNLNKFLVGSRVSASRTYSSAAKEMTVRDALNSALDEEMSADPKVFVMGEEVGEYQGAYKITKGLLDKYGPERVLDTPITEAGFTGIGVGAAYYGLKPIIEFMTFNFSMQAIDHIINSAAKSNYMSAGQISVPIVFRGPNGAAAGVGAQHSQCYAAWYGACPGLKVLAPYSSEDARGLLKAAIRDPDPVVFLENELLYGESFPVSAEALDSSFSLPIGKAKIEREGKDVTITAFSKMVGYALKAAEILDKEGISAEVINLRSIRPLDRPAINASVRKTNRLVTVEEGFPQHGVGAEICASVVEESFEYLDAPVERITGADVPMPYAANLERLAVPQIEDIVRAAKRACYRSK, from the exons ATGGCTGGAATTATTGGCCGGACAATGGCCACTGCAAAGATATCTAATTTG AACAAGTTTTTGGTGGGAAGCAGGGTGTCTGCATCTAGAACTTACTCTTCCGCAGCTAAAGAG ATGACAGTGCGTGACGCACTAAATTCAGCTCTAGATGAAGAAATGTCTGCGGATCCTAAGGTCTTTGTCATGGGGGAAGAG GTTGGTGAGTACCAGGGAGCTTATAAG ATTACAAAGGGGCTTCTGGATAAATATGGTCCAGAAAGGGTTCTAGATACACCAATTACTGAG GCTGGATTTACTGGAATTGGAGTTGGTGCAGCTTACTATGGTCTAAAACCCATAATCGAATTCATGACATTCAACTTTTCTATGCAG GCAATTGACCATATTATCAATTCTGCTGCAAAGTCAAACTACATGTCTGCTGGTCAGATATCTGTGCCCATTGTTTTCAGGGGTCCTAATGGTGCTGCAGCTGGCGTTGGTGCGCAACACTCTCAG TGCTATGCGGCATGGTATGGTGCTTGTCCAGGATTAAAGGTACTAGCACCATACTCTTCTGAAGATGCTCGTGGCTTGCTCAAAGCTGCTATCAGGGATCCTGATCCTGTTGTGTTTCTGGAAAATGAATTGCT ATATGGTGAATCTTTCCCTGTTTCAGCTGAAGCTCTTGATTCTAGTTTCTCTCTTCCCATCGGAAAAGCCAAG ATAGAACGCGAAGGGAAGGACGTGACAATCACTGCCTTCTCAAAGATGGTTGGCTATGCTCTCAAG GCTGCTGAAATTCTTGATAAGGAAGGAATTAGTGCTGAG GTTATAAATCTGCGCTCGATCCGACCACTTGATAGACCTGCCATTAATGCATCCGTGAGGAAAACCAACAGACTTGTAACTGTTGAAGAAGGATTTCCACAACATGGTGTTGGCGCTGAGATCTG TGCATCTGTGGTTGAGGAGAGCTTCGAGTATCTTGATGCACCAGTTGAGAGGATAACAGGTGCTGATGTCCCTATGCCATATGCAGCAAATCTTGAAAGACTGGCTGTTCCACAG ATAGAAGACATCGTGCGTGCAGCCAAGAGGGCTTGTTACCGATCAAAGTAA